Genomic DNA from Podospora pseudoanserina strain CBS 124.78 chromosome 4, whole genome shotgun sequence:
TGGAACGGGGAATGGGATCGCCATGGGTGCGGCCGCCAGGATGGAGGGTCTTGGACTTGACGAGGGGGCTCTCGTTGAGCGGCGAGGGAGCAAATCGGTCCGGGTTGGGACTTATTGAGCGCTGGAAGCGCCGGTTGGCAGGGCGTGGAGGGACCATTGGAAGGGGTGCTCTCTCTTGACTCCTCGAGGGTCTCGGGGGTATGACaggaggttgctgagccGTTGTAGCGGACATGGTGGGCAAGCTCGGCGGAGGGTCGGGCTGGTAGATATGTtgtgcggtggtggtgtcaaGGGAGGTGTCGTTGGTGGCTCGGTTGCGATAGCGGAAAGAGGGAGAACGAGCAGGTAAGACGGAGAGGATGGGTAGGATCGGGTTCGTGCGGAGTGCGGTACCACGAAGACAGTCCtgtgtgtggtgtctggGGAAGTACACTAGGGTAGCTCGTCTGGAACAACGGCAGAGACTAGGTTAGCACATGCAGCAGGAGGATCGGTGAGTGTGTAGAGAGAAGGCTTGGAGCTGATGCGAGATAAGCGCGCCCAACGGTTGAAGCTCTCGACAATCCGACCCAAGATGTTCGACCGCCCCCCAGACAGCCGTGATAACACGGTACATGAGCCGCGCAGCCTTGTGCCTGCAGATAACGAGTCACCGCCAGACCGAGGCGAATGGCGGGTCGATAAGAAGCGAGACAGGTAGAGATAGTgaggagagaaaaaaacagcTTCTAGCTAATGCGGTTACATGGCAGGAAGATGTGGCTCCGCGTTACAGAGCGAGCTGGAGAAGCGGCATGCTGCTATCGCGGATATAAGTGTGCCTCAGACCTGCTGCAACCAAGGAAACAGCCGGAATGGCCCACGATGTCGCACAATGGGAGATCAACGACTCGTCCATCCCCAACTGGGCGCATGGTGGTTTGGCAGACCGCTTGCATCTATCTGActgggagaaaaggggctgATGGAGGGGCAAGGAGCTGCCTCATAGGTGGTGGGGAAAGGCCGCGAGTCAAAACTTactttggaggaggtcggcGGTGAGGTTGCCGTTGATTAAAAAGAGAACAGAAAATGTGATTGAATGATTTATCAGAATCACAGCGGTGTTGGATGAGAACGTGAAACTTGTTGTGTTCTCAAACTgggcggcgctggcgggCCACTTATATCGCTATTTGGATGCCTTCTTCGTCATTTGGTACAAATCCGGTCTCCAGCTGTGGGGTGCGGGACTCGAGTTCGTACTGTGTTACGAGAGAAGCTCTCCAAATTCCAAAGCGGCAGACGCTTGCACCACCGGGACCTCGTGGTCTGTTTTGTCCGCTTCAACCGGCTAGCACGTCCGCAATTGATTCGACCCAGTGACTACTCCTGTTTCTCCTCAGGAGTCAACAGCAGAGACATGTATGTACCTGTACGTACCACCTCGTACCTTGAAGCAGCCACGTCGTTTTGAGGCGATGTTAGAGTTCAGCTCTCCTCGCCCGATCATAGTCTCTCGTCCCGCCAACGTCTTTGATCCCGCAAGTTTAAATCTGGATGGTGAGCTGGCTTGTTTCCTTTGCTTGCTTTCGAGACACAGCATAACAGATTACAATCGCGCTTTTAACACAACGAACATCGAATAATAATCCAGATTGCCAAAAGTCATCAAGGTACACAGTCTAGCAGCACGGACCCAGGTGCCCTTTTCCCCTGGCATCTGGGCTGAGGTCTGTCATTTCTTCCCCACCATTTCCCCACCTCGCGATGGGCATCCACCTGGCGtgctggccaagatggcTGACAGAAGTTCTGGAATTGCCCAAATATGCAAATGACCAGAAGAGATTTCCTCTCACCGACGAGACCTGCTCGATTGATCGATGAGCTGTTCCCTCTAGCGTAGCAGATACACCGTTGGAAAAAAGCCTGTAGAGGACCGCTTCTCCAGAATGGCGGGGTATCTGAATCTTTCACTGACGTGCGGGGCCCGCTGGGCGATCGAGCTTGGATATTCACGTGATGTGATTGGCCCGCTCTGAGATCCACGTGTGATGATGCCTCCCTCGAGACGAAGACACGAAGACTCCGggccatccatccatcatctttGTGGCATATTGCATTGTTGCCTACTATTTTGATAATATTGCAGTCTGCTAATGCAAAATCATAGAATTCTTCCAACTCCTGCCAATCACGGCAACCCCACCGGCCTCGTCTCCCGGTGACCGCCTTTTCCACGATACAACACCATTTTTTTCCAGCATCATTTTTAGGCCTTCACAAACCCGCCGGCATCCAAGCCAGTCCGCTTGGCGTTCCTATCCAGCCTGGGCGTTTTCAGCAGGTCGAAAAAATCGAAACTCCACCCAGATCTCATCGAACTGACGACAATATTCGTAGGGCCGACCGGTCTTCTCTCTCCTGTTCCTTCGTGCTCCTTCGAGTCCCTGCGGAGAACTGCAGTCTAACGTGCCAAGAAATACCGCACCCGTCCATCCAAGCAGCTCAACAGATTCATGACGCAATCTTCGTTGTGTTTGTGGCAGATGTTGCCCACGCCATATACTGTACTCTGTGGCAACACAATTAGCAACAGAAACGACACATTGTTGATATCCTGCAGGACCTTGGGGaacacaacagcagcagcccgaGTGGGATGTCCTCCTGATGTCACACAGGGAGCGATTCattcaaccaccaaccaccatccttgCACCTGCCCAGGATTTATTTCTATCCTTCTAGAAGGAACGCACGGACCATCTCACTTACACGCTCAAGGAGCATCACCACTTACAGCAACTAAGATCAAGGCTTGATTAGTTATCAGATATTGCAGGGTCACCTCAGACGATGCAAGTGCATCTCCATCTTTTCTGCGTTTTAAAATCAGATACCATCCATTGCATCCCACCTCATCTGACAGTCTATACTTGTGTTACCCTCACCAACATTTCACAGCCTTCAAGTAGGGGGCCCCATTTTCTTACAAAGCCTTCACTCAtctcccatccctcctcgccccaCGGATCACACAGCACCATGTCCACCTCGTCATCCTGATACCCCTGAGACCCGCCGTTCGCGATGTCATTGTAAAATTCAGTCGTGTTATACACGTCTTGGTACATGATCAAGTTATCTCGAAGCTTGGGAAAAGGCACCGAGTCGATCCAACTCTCGTGTTGAACACTTTTCTGCAATGATGTCGGCCGCAGGGAGCTTCGGTCCATATTTAGGGGTATGAGAAAGACGCTCACGACCACGTCGGTCATATACGCCCTCGACGAGTTATATTGATCCAGCGGTATCCAGGAACGGTCCGCCAAACCAGAGTCTACAAGCGGGAAGGAATCAGGAGAGACCGGCGAAGACCAAGGGAACGACGCATTGTAGATGTCTGTTGGTGCCGCCTGAACTGGGGCTCTGCTGCTTGACGGGATGCAGGTGGCCGGAAATGGCATGAATTCGGCGATAGAGGATGGGTTGAAGTCGGAGAATGCGGTTGGACTAGTCATCGGGGCCTTTGGTGCAACGAAGAAATCGGACGCATCTGCCGGCAATGGATATTCTGCAGCCGTCTCCTCACGTGGTACCCCTGTCTGGTCCTggtctttttgttttgcggCTGCCTTACGCTTGCCTGCACAACATATCAAAAGCCTTGTGTCAGTCACTCAAAGCATATGGGTTGTCCTCGAGCCAGGACCACCACTCTGAAGACTTACGCCATGCCCGCTGATGAAGCCGATTCTGACGACGTCTACGCTCTGCCGGATCAGTTACTCCAGTCCAGTCATCTGTGATCTCGAGAGCCTGTCATCAATTCAGTGTTAGCCCAGGCAGCAATTTGGAGTCGGAAACATCAGCATCAACGCACTTCGGATAGTTCTTTTTTCCGGTCAAGTACCAAACAATGCATTCTTTGACTCGGTCCTGTCATGATTTCGGGTTCGGTGTAAGTGACTAATACGCCGACGAGTTTGCTGATAGGGCGAGGGACGCTCGATTCAAATaggaaaagagaagctgATTCCCTGACAGGCTATGCGTCTTGGGCAGCTTTGGAAGCATTCTGCATATATATCTACTTCTCTGTTGACCTTGAACCCCTGATATCGAAGATGGGGAAAGCTTCTAGGACTACGCCTTGAGCTTCAAGTACCGCGGAAATGACATCTGATTGGACGCTTGGCCGCCAGCGGAAAAGGGTCACATTGGTTGGTCTCGTTCGCACCTAAGCAACCTCGCATTACCGCAGCACCCTTCACTAGCCTGCAGCTGGCTTATAATCCGAGCTGTGGACACTACCAAAGTCCGAGATGTTAGTCTCAAAATGGAGCATTTTGAGAATGGGTGACAAGGGCAGTAGTACTAAAAGGGCGTTGCTCCTGGGATCTGATGGGATGAGTAACGAGATACTTTGCTGACTTGTTCCCTTGTTTGGAAATCGAATTGCAAGTTTCTGATAATAGAACATCGAGAGGCATCACATCGAACGCAgccagcatcatcagcatcatcatacCACCACGCCCGCTACTACCCGGGAGCCACCCACTCGTCGCGACACCACAATGAGCGGCAGTACTGACCAAACCACAAACTCCTCTGGTTCATCTCGGCCATCAATCTCACAGCAGCAATGGGTATCCTCACCAGCTTCACCACTCGGCATCGTGTTTCTCTCCGCCTGCAATGAAGCCCCTACATCTCAAGAGACTTATCTGCAGAACCATCTGAGTAACTACGCCCGAAGCTTCTATTCGACGCCACCGGGGTCATCCAGCCCACCGGGTTCCTCCTCACAAGTGACATCCTCTTCCCGTCCGTAGGGCTATAGCACCAGCGGGTGTGGACAGATGACGGCATACTTGGCAGTACCTAATCGAATCTCATTTTCTTTCCGGTGCGTGGCAGAACCCAATCATGACTGCCAGAGACGTGACCACTCGATGCGGCCTACACTGCAGAGAAAGTCTATCTTTTGCTGCATGTCATCAATTGAGCCCTACGCTTTGTGTCTCTGCTGCGTTTTGAATCGGGTAGAAGTCAGCAGTAGTGATGTACTGGGACTAATTCATTCGCTTAGGCAAAGTTCTTTTTTGGGTGTTTATGGGGCGATTTTTTGGCACTTGGTTATAGGTTTCAGGGTGGGAGTTACTCTCCAGTTGGAATTGTTTCTTTTATTTTGGGACAGGGCCTAATCcgagttggggggaggatgactgAAGAGGGTCCAATGGTTTGGATATCACCATCACGAAGCTCACCACAATCACACACATTTCTCGCCGAAACTCTTCGAATCTCGAGGCCGGATGGAGCAAGAATCATCACGGGAAAGACCAATTCCGGTGGGGTTGAGCGGCGGCAAAGGGAAGGGcggagtgtgtgtgtgtgttgggggggggcgggggttggtAAACTCTAACTACTTCTAGAAGCAAaagatgggagggagacTCTAGGACGCTTCTGCGGCGGAGACGGGTATAATCACCGTCACCGGTGGTCCGGTTCCTCCTGGAAAGTGTGGTGGTAGCAGACATGCATGGCCCGTTTGATTGGGTTGACGGGAGGATCAAGAGGCGTATTTCTTATTCCTGGGTGGTGTTTCTTGGGGTATTTGGTTAGTTAGGGGGGCGAAGCCcgaaggcggcgaggtatACGGTCAGGACTTGATATCActtgggggggtggggcaAGACTGGAAACAAGGAACAAGGCGGCGAGCAAACAAGAAGCCAACAACCAagtcatcaacaacaatatACACGAACTTTTTCAACGCGATTTAGAAACTCTCTACAGGACATGGGTGTTTGAAATGCAGATATGATTCATCCTTACATTTATCTGCCCGCGAGCTTACTCATCTCTACGGCGGTTGGCGTTGAATTGGCTGACAGCATCACACGAAGGTTGTATTGTAGCCTGGCCTTGGCTTCTACAGCCCGATTTGGGGTATATCTTTCGAGCTGAGGCCGCAACGTTGCGGAGAAGGGGAGCAATGAATGGGTTGATCTCGATGCTTTTAAGAagcgaagagaagaaggtgtATGGAGGGAATACGCTGTTTTGGTAAACTCCGGTTGCTGTCGGGGAATACCGACTGGTAattttgtggtggtgatggagtcaGAAAGGGTAGCTCGTATtctgggggtggagaggatgtgCACTTGAATGTGTGTTATGGGCCAAGTCTGCCTTGTGAGTTCACGGGAATGCCGATTGTTTATACGTTCTGGGCAGcatgagaaaaagaagggagaTCGTCAACATGTCAAACTTGGCCTGCAATACTCTGGATGTAAAGACTGGGGTGGCAAAGTAAGTTGACATGTCATCGTCCTCTAGATTGCGTGACAAAGGTTGGCCAAAACTCCTCCAGATATAGTGTATAGCTTTTTCAAGATAGTGTACATGCCTATCCGTGTCTTGAGGATGCATTCAATAATAAATAATAACCATTAAATGATAGTGAACAGGCCTATCTGCATCGTTAGGAGGCGTAAGTCGATCGCCCATCTAAGTACATTTGCTAACTTGCAGCACTGCTGATATTATCCGGGGCGtgccccttccccaaatACCAGTCCTCTTTATAATCCCTAGTCAGAGCCGCCCTCCTAGTTACCCCCATATCCACACTCACGAGCCATACGCTCCTCGTACtgcccatcctcctccgccagccgTTCCAGCCGTGCCAGCCGTTCAGCAGACTCGTCAACGTCCCTGGGGCTAGGCGAAGGGAAACTAGCCCCTGGCACTTGCTTCCTTTTtatcccctccacccgcttcctcaccacctcgccAATCCCACGTTGTAAGACTTCCGCAGAGAAAAGCCAAGGAGGCAGCGGCATAAAAACCTCTCCCTTCAAGTCAGCAACGTATTCAACAACCATCCGGCAGCCAAATTCACATTCCCAAGCTACCTCTCGGGAACCCACCGCCGAAGTGCACCTTCCGGACCGAGGGCACCTGTCCCCCTATCAGGCCAGCACCGAATAATCGGCGACTCAggcttcaacctctccgcgGGTAGGCCCATCATCGACCTATCTCCACCGTGATTAGGATGAGCAAAAACATTCTGGTCCACCCATCTGTACACAAACGCACAAGTAAAGCCAAACAGCTTGACACTCCCATCACTCAGAATCAACACCTTGCCCGGGCCAAGAGCATTGATCCCAATCTCAACATTCCACCACATTTTATGACTCGCCTCCGACACCTTCCGTAGGATATCCAACCGAGTCTTCTCATCAGGAAGCCTACCATGATCCACCGTCCCATCAATGGTACGAGCCCTcgcaatcttctcctccatcgtCTCCACCCCCTTGTAATgatccatcaacaccatcctcacccacctcgccGTCCTCTCCGGGACGTGCGTCTCCACCTCAAAAGTAAAACTCCCATTAAACTGGGGGACGATAACCTTCagacccttccccccctccccaccccccaaaaaaagacGAAAAACACTTGTACGCGTGCGTCTCGGTAGCGTAATCAAgctccaccctcgccatgCAGTCCAGATACTCGTAGCAcgccttcccctccatccgaAGATCACACCCTGGGTTGCCGTGGGGTGGGTAATCCACCCCGTCGTATATCTTCGCGACGAACgtgttgttgggtttgttgtcCATGTAGCAAATCACCACGTGCGGTCTCCCTTCGTTTTCCAAATCGTTAAAGTTGCGGGTGGCGATGTCTTGAGGGATGGTGATCTCGTAGATATCCCCAAAGTCGATAGGTTTTGTCTCCATGGGGGGAGTTGTCAAGCGCAAAGTCGATACGGTCGGTGAGGGAGCTGCTTTTGGGGCcggggtgctgctggtggttgtggccGACGTGGGAGTAACGACGGGGAGGTTCCCCGTTGTAGTGTGTACCTCATGGCCCGGGTGCTCGATGtttgaagagggtgagggcgcGACCGGGGCGGTAGCGTCCATGTGGACCAAGGCGGTcgggcgaggtggtggtgatggtgttgtctgTGCTCATGGTGACGAACGGGTTTTGTCTTGTTGATAGATAGTGTGGGAAGATGTCAGGTATGAAAAAGATTGGCAGTTGAGAGAGGCAGCTGAGTGTGATGTGTCGGGTAAGAAGGAAAAGTGTGGGCTGGGTGTGAGGAAGGGTGGCTTTATAGATTTGCTAAACTCTACAGAGAGCAAAAGACTTCAAGCCACTATGGAAAGTTCAGCACATGAGAGAAAGTTCAACACAGAATCAAAGTCTAAGGAAGAGAGGAAACATTCAGTGGTGGAAAAGATGGCTTGGTTCGCCGCACTGTTGTCTTGAGCTTAGATGCTAGAATATGTTAGAATTAGACTGATAAACCTACATGATTTTGCAAACACCTGTAACTTTATGGGTATCATTTCGTTTGCCATTTAGTATCCCAGTGTATAAATAAGCGGCAGACACTTCGGCAGGCCACCTGGTTCCTAACCTCTTCAATTAAACCAAGATAAATCATTATGGGGGCTTGGCACTAAAAACTAACGACTCTCTGAATGCCTAGAATATCGCTCTGGCCACATATTGAACTACCGTCTGGCCGATCATATCGCTATGTGAAGAGTATCGCTATACTTCGTATGGCTGTGTATAGGTCTGACCGTAAagctccaacctcccctaaTCTTCCATGAATGAAGATGATAAGCCCCCATTATGACTTActcacccttctcctcctcggccctgCCTCCCCCTTTGCAGCATCACTATAATTCGTACTCGTCCCAATGCCCGAGTCCTTCCAAtcgctcccctccccatcctcctcatcatccccctgTTCACCAAAATCTGGCAATTTGGTCATTAAAAGGTccaatccctcctcgccttcctccttcttaatcttcccctccagccccgACGAACTCTCATACCTCAACGGCGGTTCTCCCGTCCCAGTAGGAAATGTTCTTTCTGTATCCGAcatctcatcttcctccttaATCAGACTCTGTTCCAGCGTCGGTTCCTGCCTCGGTTCCCAGTCTTCAATCTGCTTTTGTTGATCGCTACCACGAATACCCCCGAGAAGCAGAATCCCCAACGCCAAacaccccatctccaccgcccaaAACAGCCCCGTGATTCCAAAAAACGACAGGATACGCCATTCATacatcacccacctcaaTCCCCTCAACCTGGCCACAATTTCGACCCGGCATTCATATACCCCCAATCCCTGCCCAGCctgcacctccaccaccatacTCCTTggcatcttctccccctgTCCCTGCCCCTTTCTCAACCAAGAgtcacccctcccactcccaaaagccaccccctccaccatcttcaccttcaacatCGTCGCATCCGCCCGTTGCGTAAACAACACATGATACGGCAAAAACAATatcctcttcgccaacgAAACCAACGGATCAGTATAAGGAATAATTGCCGGCCTCGCACTTGTCAATAACACCGTCGAGGACTTCATCAATGGCCCCAAACTGAGACTCGTCACCAAATCCGTCTGCCCGGTCGTCTTATCCATCAACACAACAGGATTGTAcatccccgcccccccagCAGGTGTGTGCTCCGTCAGGTCCGTATCCAGCAAGTGGATCAGCACCATGAAATTCCCCCTCTTTATATTCTCCGGCGTCAGAGGCAGCGTCAACGAAACCGATATATCGTACGGTTGGTCAGGGAGGAGCTTCAGGCTTGTTAACGCGACCGGGTTTTGGCCGTATCTGCCATCAACAGTCAGCCACAGACTTTTAAGAAAAAcaggggagaagggagaggcGGGAGAGCACACCCATAATGCAGATAAACCTCCTGCTCATGCACCTGTTTGGGCAGGTAAACATAGTAAGAGGCCACGTAGACCACCGCAGCAACAAGATATAGTATGACCGCCGCGGTGAGTAGCAAAATCGACCATATCAAACTCCTCTGAACAGTCCTAGACGTCAACAGGtaaacaacccccttcttcgtctccctcaacaacgcGCGGAGCCCGGTCGTGATCTGGCTCCATTGGTGGGATAGGAGGGCAAATTCGTCGTCTTCGCCGGCGGCAACAGTGTTGCGTTGGGCCTGGCCACATCAAAAGGTTAGCGATCCAGATAAGAGAACTTATGAAACTCAAGGGAGGGCGACGCGTACCATCTTGTCACAATTACCTGGATCCAATGGCCTCGCGTGgatccaaaaaaaaacctagTGTATCTCCAGCTTGTGGTGTTTGTCGCTCTCTCTACCAAACGTGGTTCATTCTCCGGATGTAATATTAAGATGTGATGCTGAAATCGTCTAGAGGAATTCGCTGCCCTCTCTTTATTACCACATACCGTGTCCGTTCCGTGGTTCCTGCCCAACTGAGGTAACTTCACTCACACACGAAAAATGTCAGGCGCATTCTCATTGGCATGTGAAGTGCGAAATTGCAGCTGGCTGTTTGGGGGAAGAGCTAGGGACCAGGAGCTttcacccccttcacccccccccaacccacttTTTGGCATCCCTGCAGCGCCTGATGTCATCCCAACTTGGCGCTTCACATGGGTCTTGGCATCCGATATCCGATATCCACTACTTGGGTCTTGCGAATAACTTCACGTCTTTGCGGTAACCTTTTGGTGTGGCTGAATGAAGGCGTAACTGGAACATGGTCGTCTGAGTGTGTACAAAGAACACGAGCAGATGGCGTAAACGCCCATCTGTCAGCAACTGATGACTCATATGGTACGAACTACTACCGGCCTGGCAGCAGGAAACATAAATATCTCTCCCGACGCACATGCAACTGGGTAGACAACGTTTATTTCCATCTCTGTCTTAAAACTAAACAACAACATAGCAATGGGGTAGTCGTAGTAGTAGTAACCGGAAAATGATCCCaagcagaaaaaaacaagctgaaaagaaaaaaagtaaaaaagaaTCCATCAATCAAAATCAGAACAAGCTCGCTCGAGCAAAAATCCCCAATACAAACCCCATCGTTCCATGTACACATTTCAGACATCCCAAATCGTCACCATCCCCTTCCTAAGTCCAACCCAAGCCCTTGGTATCCCCCATCATTATAAAACAAACCATGACAGatccaccaaaccaacccgACCCCAACCATACCGCCGTGAAGAAGTCGGAGGGATtcacccctttcccacatcttcttttccacctccatcccatAACCTCCTACTATCCTCCTctcgccatcttcttctttccccatCATATCCCCTTTGCCCTGTTGCAACTCCCCTAACTCAAAGGCTGCAAATAGTTGCTGggcaccaacccaacctgcCCATTCCCACCCTGCACCGTCGcctcccaccacccgtcATCCTGATGCCTCAACACAGCCAAAACATCCCCCTTTGCAaaccccagctcctccggAATCGCCGCTTGGTACATATACAGTGCTCGAGCTACAACCAACGTTAGCCAACATCCCCCAAATGAACTTGTCACCGTTAAACTCACCAA
This window encodes:
- a CDS encoding hypothetical protein (COG:S; EggNog:ENOG503NZ70), producing the protein MTSPTAFSDFNPSSIAEFMPFPATCIPSSSRAPVQAAPTDIYNASFPWSSPVSPDSFPLVDSGLADRSWIPLDQYNSSRAYMTDVVVSVFLIPLNMDRSSLRPTSLQKSVQHESWIDSVPFPKLRDNLIMYQDVYNTTEFYNDIANGGSQGYQDDEVDMVLCDPWGEEGWEMSEGFVRKWGPLLEGCEMLVRVTQV
- a CDS encoding hypothetical protein (EggNog:ENOG503P60V; COG:S) → MDATAPVAPSPSSNIEHPGHEVHTTTGNLPVVTPTSATTTSSTPAPKAAPSPTVSTLRLTTPPMETKPIDFGDIYEITIPQDIATRNFNDLENEGRPHVVICYMDNKPNNTFVAKIYDGFNGSFTFEVETHVPERTARWVRMVLMDHYKGVETMEEKIARARTIDGTVDHGRLPDEKTRLDILRKVSEASHKMWWNVEIGINALGPGKVLILSDGSVKLFGFTCAFVYRWVDQNVFAHPNHGGDRSMMGLPAERLKPESPIIRCWPDRGTGALGPEGALRRWVPER
- a CDS encoding hypothetical protein (EggNog:ENOG503P2SB; COG:S), with translation MAQRNTVAAGEDDEFALLSHQWSQITTGLRALLRETKKGVVYLLTSRTVQRSLIWSILLLTAAVILYLVAAVVYVASYYVYLPKQVHEQEVYLHYGYGQNPVALTSLKLLPDQPYDISVSLTLPLTPENIKRGNFMVLIHLLDTDLTEHTPAGGAGMYNPVVLMDKTTGQTDLVTSLSLGPLMKSSTVLLTSARPAIIPYTDPLVSLAKRILFLPYHVLFTQRADATMLKVKMVEGVAFGSGRGDSWLRKGQGQGEKMPRSMVVEVQAGQGLGVYECRVEIVARLRGLRWVMYEWRILSFFGITGLFWAVEMGCLALGILLLGGIRGSDQQKQIEDWEPRQEPTLEQSLIKEEDEMSDTERTFPTGTGEPPLRYESSSGLEGKIKKEEGEEGLDLLMTKLPDFGEQGDDEEDGEGSDWKDSGIGTSTNYSDAAKGEAGPRRRRVSKS